A single window of Agromyces aureus DNA harbors:
- a CDS encoding DMT family transporter — protein MAWIVLIASGVLEAVWATALGKSEGFTKLWPSIIFGVALVASMGGLAYAMRDISTGTAYAVWVGIGAALTVIWAMVTGDTDVSWAKLALLVGLVGCVVGLKFVDAGSH, from the coding sequence ATGGCTTGGATCGTTCTCATCGCGTCCGGTGTCCTCGAGGCCGTCTGGGCCACCGCACTCGGCAAGTCCGAGGGCTTCACGAAGCTCTGGCCGTCGATCATCTTCGGCGTCGCGCTCGTCGCCTCGATGGGCGGCCTCGCCTACGCCATGCGCGACATCTCGACCGGTACCGCCTACGCGGTCTGGGTCGGCATCGGCGCGGCCCTCACCGTCATCTGGGCCATGGTCACGGGTGACACGGATGTCTCGTGGGCGAAGCTCGCGCTGCTCGTCGGCCTCGTCGGCTGCGTCGTCGGCCTGAAGTTCGTCGACGCGGGCAGCCACTAG
- a CDS encoding helix-turn-helix transcriptional regulator, with product MVKPTRVTNAIRGLRFAHGEMTQADLAGRIGVTRQTVIAIEQGRYSPSLELAFQIARVFGVPLDDVFQYPEGEQ from the coding sequence ATGGTGAAGCCCACGCGCGTGACCAACGCCATCCGCGGCCTGCGGTTCGCGCACGGCGAGATGACCCAGGCCGACCTCGCCGGTCGCATCGGGGTCACCCGCCAGACCGTCATCGCCATCGAGCAGGGCCGGTACTCGCCGTCGCTCGAACTGGCCTTCCAGATCGCGCGCGTCTTCGGGGTGCCGCTCGACGACGTCTTCCAGTACCCCGAAGGGGAGCAATGA
- a CDS encoding antibiotic biosynthesis monooxygenase family protein produces MILEHALLPVIPGLEEEFEAAFDEARHLIASMPGFVELSLARGVESPSTYLLLVQWASVEAHEVGFRGSPEYAEWRTLLHRFYEPFPVVEHFAEVAHV; encoded by the coding sequence ATGATCCTCGAACACGCCCTGCTGCCCGTGATCCCCGGTCTCGAGGAGGAGTTCGAGGCAGCGTTCGACGAGGCCCGCCACCTCATCGCGTCGATGCCCGGGTTCGTCGAGCTCTCGCTCGCGCGCGGCGTCGAGTCGCCGTCGACGTACCTGCTGCTCGTGCAGTGGGCGAGCGTCGAGGCGCACGAGGTCGGGTTCCGCGGGTCGCCCGAGTACGCCGAGTGGCGCACGCTGCTGCACCGCTTCTACGAGCCGTTCCCCGTGGTCGAGCACTTCGCCGAGGTCGCGCACGTCTGA